In a genomic window of Brassica rapa cultivar Chiifu-401-42 chromosome A10, CAAS_Brap_v3.01, whole genome shotgun sequence:
- the LOC103844834 gene encoding auxin-responsive protein SAUR32, which produces MGFEDQEEQKQSQSQMVLKFHFHVPHLHIHHHHNHHHVPKGCVAIMVGHEGDEEGLHRFVVPLMFLSHPLFLSLLKEAEEEYGFKHAGPITIPCRVDEFKHVQEIIDEETHRRHSHGHNYHHHHNHPPCF; this is translated from the coding sequence ATGGGTTTTGAAGATCAAGAAGAACAGAAACAGAGTCAGAGCCAGATGGTGTTAAAGTTTCACTTTCATGTTCCCCATCTCCACATACACCATCATCATAACCACCATCATGTTCCGAAAGGCTGTGTCGCGATCATGGTCGGACACGAAGGAGATGAAGAAGGTCTACACAGATTCGTGGTTCCGTTGATGTTCTTGAGCCATCCTCTGTTTTTGAGTCTCTTgaaagaagctgaagaagagTACGGATTCAAACACGCGGGCCCGATTACGATTCCTTGCCGCGTCGATGAATTTAAGCATGTTCAGGAGATTATCGACGAGGAGACTCATCGTCGTCATAGTCACGGACACaactaccaccaccaccacaaccaTCCGCCATGTTTCTGA